From Streptomyces sp. NBC_00237, a single genomic window includes:
- a CDS encoding NAD(P)-binding protein, which translates to MADTTPLTVIGGGLAGLVTAITSAESGAPVTLHESHRDPGGRARTATGDSPYKTNEGPHALYSRGPLWTWLQQRDLVGPASAVPLSAAARTRFHRDGSLHRMPPLPVMRLGRRDPQQAPVEEDFFSWAAALVGERHARFAANAAGVALFHHDPGILSARFVQERLHRVLAMPPEAKYPVGGWSSVVDGLVGRARSLGVRIETSSRVTPSGLAEAAGRGPVVVATSLAAARTLLGDDSLTWESGRTALLDLGLRARRGDAFIVSDLDAPGWVERFTAQDRTLAPAGEHLVQAQFPIGEGESKAVGIARGERLLDLGMPGWRDRVTYRSEALAAGRTGALDLPGTTWRDRPAIDRGNGIYLAGDQVAAPGLLAEVSFNSALEAASLAMRAPRIRTARPLDLNRA; encoded by the coding sequence ATGGCCGACACCACCCCCCTCACCGTCATCGGCGGCGGCCTCGCCGGTCTCGTCACCGCCATCACCTCCGCCGAGTCCGGCGCCCCCGTCACCCTCCACGAGTCCCACCGCGACCCCGGCGGACGCGCCCGCACCGCCACCGGCGACAGTCCGTACAAGACCAACGAAGGGCCGCACGCCCTCTACTCGCGCGGCCCCCTCTGGACCTGGCTCCAGCAGCGCGACCTCGTCGGGCCCGCCTCGGCCGTGCCCCTCAGCGCCGCCGCCCGCACCCGTTTCCACCGCGACGGCTCCCTCCACCGCATGCCCCCGCTGCCCGTGATGCGTCTCGGCCGCCGCGACCCCCAACAGGCCCCCGTCGAGGAGGACTTCTTCTCCTGGGCGGCCGCCCTCGTCGGCGAACGCCATGCCCGGTTCGCCGCGAACGCCGCCGGGGTCGCCCTCTTCCACCACGACCCCGGCATCCTCTCCGCCCGCTTCGTCCAGGAGCGCCTGCACCGGGTGCTGGCCATGCCGCCCGAGGCCAAGTACCCGGTGGGCGGGTGGAGTTCCGTGGTGGACGGGCTCGTGGGGCGGGCCCGGTCGCTCGGTGTGCGCATCGAGACCTCGTCCCGTGTCACCCCCTCCGGCCTCGCCGAAGCCGCCGGGCGCGGGCCCGTCGTCGTCGCCACCTCGCTCGCCGCCGCCCGCACCCTGCTCGGTGACGACTCCCTGACCTGGGAGAGCGGGCGGACCGCGCTCCTCGACCTCGGTCTGCGGGCCCGGCGCGGCGACGCGTTCATCGTGTCCGACCTGGACGCGCCGGGGTGGGTGGAGCGGTTCACCGCCCAGGACCGGACCCTCGCCCCGGCCGGTGAGCACCTCGTGCAGGCCCAATTCCCCATCGGGGAGGGGGAGTCGAAGGCCGTTGGCATCGCGCGCGGCGAGCGGCTCCTCGACCTCGGCATGCCCGGCTGGCGGGACCGTGTCACGTACCGCTCCGAGGCCCTCGCGGCGGGGCGCACCGGCGCCCTCGACCTGCCCGGCACCACCTGGCGCGACCGGCCCGCGATCGACCGGGGGAACGGGATCTACCTCGCCGGGGACCAAGTCGCCGCGCCGGGGCTGCTCGCCGAAGTCTCGTTCAACAGCGCCCTGGAGGCCGCCTCGCTCGCGATGCGCGCACCCCGTATCCGTACCGCCCGCCCCCTTGACCTCAATCGCGCTTGA
- a CDS encoding zinc-binding dehydrogenase, producing MHAIRLHAFGPAENLSYEQTEDPAPGPGQVRIAVTAAGVHLVDTSLRRGNPGPFPEPPALPTVPGREVAGTVDALGEGTDPSWLGRRVVAHLGMNPGGYAELAVTDAAKLHPVPENLSEAEAIAMIGTGRTALGILGFTEVTNATVAVVPAAAGGIGTLLVQYVKNAGGTVIGLAGGPAKVALVEKNGADLAVDYTRPDWQDEVAQFLAERGIGGATIVFDSVGGDTGLAAVDLLAPGGKHLVFGWSGKGVHDGEPLTFTDAELAERAITSEVVLGPVMLAKAGGGPDAIRILETRSLALAAEGALRPAVQLYPLAEAARAHDDLENRRTIGKVVLVP from the coding sequence ATGCACGCGATCCGCCTCCACGCCTTCGGTCCCGCCGAGAACCTCTCGTACGAGCAGACCGAGGACCCGGCCCCCGGCCCCGGCCAGGTGCGGATCGCCGTGACCGCCGCCGGCGTGCACCTCGTCGACACGTCCCTGCGCCGGGGCAACCCCGGCCCCTTCCCCGAGCCGCCCGCCCTCCCCACCGTCCCCGGCCGCGAGGTCGCGGGCACCGTCGACGCGCTCGGCGAGGGCACGGACCCGTCCTGGCTCGGCCGCCGTGTCGTCGCCCACCTGGGCATGAACCCGGGTGGCTATGCCGAGCTGGCCGTCACCGACGCCGCCAAGCTCCACCCCGTACCCGAGAACCTCTCCGAGGCCGAGGCCATCGCCATGATCGGCACCGGCCGCACCGCCCTCGGCATCCTCGGCTTCACCGAGGTCACGAACGCGACCGTCGCCGTCGTACCGGCAGCGGCGGGCGGCATCGGGACGCTTCTCGTGCAGTACGTGAAGAACGCGGGCGGGACCGTCATCGGGCTGGCCGGGGGGCCCGCCAAGGTCGCCCTCGTCGAGAAGAACGGCGCGGACCTCGCCGTCGACTACACCCGCCCGGACTGGCAGGACGAGGTCGCGCAGTTCCTCGCCGAGCGGGGCATCGGCGGGGCGACGATCGTCTTCGACTCGGTCGGCGGCGACACGGGTCTGGCCGCCGTCGACCTGCTCGCCCCCGGCGGCAAGCACCTCGTCTTCGGCTGGTCGGGCAAGGGCGTCCACGACGGCGAACCCCTCACCTTCACCGACGCCGAACTCGCCGAGCGCGCCATCACCTCCGAGGTCGTCCTCGGCCCGGTCATGCTGGCCAAGGCGGGCGGCGGCCCCGACGCCATCCGCATCCTGGAGACCCGCTCCCTGGCCCTGGCCGCCGAGGGCGCGCTCCGCCCGGCCGTCCAGCTCTACCCGCTCGCGGAGGCGGCCAGGGCGCACGACGACCTGGAGAACCGGCGCACCATCGGCAAGGTCGTCTTGGTCCCGTGA
- a CDS encoding M1 family metallopeptidase — protein sequence MPSRSRRPLPSPRTTLAAPLAALLLAVSGCTGEGVPTGTPGTHGLRDSLFPKLGNGGYDVTHYAIDLDYDPAAHRLKGTATLTAKATQGLSAFNLDLAGLKVDSATVGGEKAAARQAGTELTLRPKRDLREGETFTAVVRYSGTPQVVTDVDKAREGWLRSADGELSVAVGQPAGSMAWFPGNNHPSDKATYDIKVTVPEGQKAISNGELRSPPVTSNGRTTFDWQTREPMASYLAMVAVGDFAVWESKATAEFEADGKTPRRTVPVYAAAERSVDAGSLELRKQIPDLMDWAVTYFGPYPFGSIGSVVVPEQDIGYALESQTKPVYSGVTGNDGSLEDAQLHEIAHQWFGNSVTPRSWKDIWLNEGFATYAEWLYEEDEIEGGDTVQESFEAAFAVDANWEFPPASPPGPSKVTDAPVYEGAAMVLHKIRQAVGDDTFFEILEEWPAKYRGKNASTADFTAFVEEKTDADLSAVWDVWLYGGERPATPNV from the coding sequence ATGCCCTCCCGCAGCCGCCGCCCCCTCCCGAGCCCCCGCACCACGCTGGCCGCCCCCCTCGCGGCCCTCCTCCTCGCGGTGTCCGGCTGCACCGGCGAGGGGGTGCCGACCGGCACCCCCGGCACGCACGGCCTGCGCGACTCCCTCTTCCCCAAGCTGGGCAACGGCGGCTACGACGTCACCCACTACGCCATCGACCTCGACTACGACCCCGCCGCCCACCGCCTCAAGGGCACCGCCACCCTCACCGCGAAGGCCACCCAGGGCCTCAGCGCGTTCAACCTCGACCTGGCGGGGCTCAAGGTCGACAGCGCCACCGTCGGGGGCGAGAAGGCCGCCGCCCGTCAGGCCGGTACGGAGCTGACCCTGCGGCCCAAGCGGGACCTGCGCGAGGGCGAGACCTTCACGGCGGTCGTGCGGTACTCGGGCACGCCGCAGGTCGTCACGGACGTCGACAAGGCCCGCGAGGGCTGGCTGCGTTCGGCGGACGGCGAGCTGTCGGTCGCGGTCGGCCAGCCCGCCGGTTCCATGGCCTGGTTCCCGGGCAACAACCACCCCTCCGACAAGGCGACGTACGACATCAAGGTGACCGTCCCGGAGGGCCAGAAGGCCATCTCCAACGGGGAGTTGAGGAGTCCGCCCGTCACGTCGAACGGCCGCACCACCTTCGACTGGCAGACGCGCGAGCCCATGGCCAGCTACCTCGCCATGGTCGCGGTCGGCGACTTCGCGGTGTGGGAGTCGAAGGCCACCGCCGAGTTCGAGGCCGACGGGAAGACGCCCAGGCGGACCGTCCCGGTGTACGCGGCGGCCGAGAGGTCCGTCGACGCCGGGAGCCTCGAACTCCGCAAGCAGATCCCGGACTTGATGGACTGGGCCGTGACGTACTTCGGCCCGTATCCCTTCGGCTCGATCGGGTCGGTCGTCGTCCCCGAGCAGGACATCGGCTACGCGCTGGAGTCGCAGACCAAGCCGGTCTACTCAGGCGTCACGGGCAATGACGGCTCACTCGAAGACGCGCAGCTCCACGAGATCGCCCACCAGTGGTTCGGCAACTCCGTCACACCCAGGAGCTGGAAGGACATCTGGCTGAACGAGGGCTTCGCGACGTACGCCGAGTGGCTGTACGAGGAGGACGAGATCGAGGGCGGCGACACGGTGCAGGAGTCCTTCGAGGCGGCCTTCGCGGTGGACGCCAACTGGGAGTTCCCGCCCGCGAGCCCGCCCGGACCCTCGAAGGTGACGGACGCGCCCGTGTACGAGGGCGCGGCCATGGTCCTCCACAAGATCCGCCAGGCGGTCGGCGACGACACCTTCTTCGAGATCCTGGAGGAGTGGCCCGCGAAGTACCGGGGGAAGAACGCGTCGACCGCCGACTTCACCGCGTTCGTCGAGGAGAAGACGGACGCGGATCTGTCGGCGGTCTGGGACGTCTGGCTCTACGGGGGCGAGCGCCCCGCAACTCCCAACGTCTGA
- a CDS encoding M4 family metallopeptidase, with translation MTPHVSRKNSVRAAALAAAAAMVVVGVQAGTATAAPEKAQQAQVPTASASAAAVRATAIASAQVNAGSAARSLGLGAGEKLVARDVIKDANGTVHTRYERTYDGLPVLGGDLVTHVAKGGKLKGVDKATDAKIAVASTTPKLKSAAAARKVIFALKGTPVLAFETVKTGTKKDGTPSRLHTVTDANTGKTLYSFDEIETGTGSSMYSGEVPLTSTKGGSGFDLTDGERGGHKTYDLKGGQSGTGTLFTDADDKWGTGKPDDAQTAAADAAYGAAMTWDFYKAELGRNGIAGDGKAAYSRVHYGKAYVNAFWDDSCFCMTYGDGEGDKKPLTSIDVAAHEMSHGLTAATANLEYAGESGGLNEATSDIFGAAVEFFAKNKEDVGDYLIGEKIDINGDGSPLRYMDKPSKDGQSLDYWDEKAGDVDVHYSSGIANHFFYLLAEGSGAKEINGVKYDSPTKDGSKVTGIGQDKAYKIWYKALSTYMTSTTDYKAAREATLKAATDLYGADGVEAKTVAAAWTGVNVK, from the coding sequence ATGACCCCCCACGTTTCACGGAAGAACTCTGTCCGCGCCGCGGCCCTCGCCGCCGCAGCCGCCATGGTCGTCGTCGGCGTCCAGGCCGGTACCGCCACCGCCGCCCCCGAGAAGGCGCAGCAGGCACAGGTCCCCACGGCCTCCGCCTCCGCCGCCGCCGTACGGGCGACCGCCATCGCATCCGCCCAGGTCAACGCCGGTTCGGCGGCCAGAAGCCTCGGGCTCGGCGCGGGTGAGAAGCTCGTCGCGCGCGATGTCATCAAGGACGCGAACGGGACGGTGCACACCCGTTACGAGCGGACGTACGACGGACTGCCCGTCCTCGGCGGTGACCTCGTCACGCACGTCGCCAAGGGCGGAAAGCTCAAGGGCGTCGACAAGGCGACCGACGCGAAGATAGCCGTGGCGTCGACGACGCCGAAGCTGAAGTCGGCGGCCGCCGCCCGCAAGGTGATCTTCGCGCTCAAGGGCACGCCCGTCCTCGCCTTCGAGACCGTGAAGACGGGCACGAAGAAGGACGGCACGCCGAGCAGGCTGCACACCGTCACCGATGCCAACACCGGCAAGACGCTGTACTCGTTCGACGAGATCGAGACGGGCACCGGCAGCAGCATGTACAGCGGTGAGGTGCCGCTGACCTCGACGAAGGGCGGCTCGGGCTTCGACCTGACCGACGGCGAGCGCGGCGGGCACAAGACGTACGACCTCAAGGGCGGGCAGTCCGGCACCGGCACGCTCTTCACCGACGCCGACGACAAGTGGGGCACCGGCAAGCCGGACGACGCCCAGACCGCCGCCGCCGACGCCGCCTACGGCGCGGCCATGACCTGGGACTTCTACAAGGCCGAGCTGGGCCGCAACGGCATCGCCGGTGACGGCAAGGCCGCCTACTCCCGCGTCCACTACGGCAAGGCGTACGTCAACGCCTTCTGGGACGACAGCTGCTTCTGCATGACGTACGGCGACGGCGAGGGCGACAAGAAGCCGCTGACCTCGATCGACGTCGCCGCGCACGAGATGAGCCACGGCCTGACGGCCGCGACCGCGAACCTTGAGTACGCGGGCGAGTCCGGCGGCCTCAACGAGGCGACCTCCGACATCTTCGGCGCGGCCGTGGAGTTCTTCGCCAAGAACAAGGAGGACGTCGGCGACTACCTCATCGGCGAGAAGATCGACATCAACGGGGACGGCTCGCCGCTCCGTTACATGGACAAGCCGAGCAAGGACGGCCAGTCGCTCGACTACTGGGACGAGAAGGCGGGTGACGTCGACGTGCACTACTCGTCCGGCATCGCCAACCACTTCTTCTACCTGCTGGCCGAGGGCAGCGGCGCCAAGGAGATCAACGGCGTGAAGTACGACTCGCCGACCAAGGACGGGTCGAAGGTCACCGGCATCGGCCAGGACAAGGCATACAAGATCTGGTACAAGGCGCTGTCGACCTACATGACGTCGACGACCGACTACAAGGCCGCCCGTGAGGCGACCCTGAAGGCGGCGACCGACCTGTACGGGGCCGACGGCGTCGAGGCGAAGACCGTGGCCGCCGCCTGGACCGGGGTCAACGTCAAGTAA
- a CDS encoding ASCH domain-containing protein, with protein sequence MDLNALPVMEFAFPGPLRDQLVAAILSGEKTSTTGLVLDYELAGDPLPRPGDRTAVVDSDGRRVAAIETTEVRILRLADVDLQHAVDEGEGFTSVADWRTGHESFWHSAEMRAELGDPEFTVDDDTMVVAQNFRLLHTA encoded by the coding sequence ATGGACCTCAACGCCCTCCCCGTCATGGAATTCGCCTTCCCCGGCCCGCTCCGGGACCAACTGGTCGCCGCGATCCTGTCCGGTGAGAAGACCTCCACCACGGGTCTCGTACTGGACTACGAGCTGGCCGGTGATCCCCTGCCCCGGCCGGGCGACCGGACGGCCGTGGTGGACTCCGACGGCCGCCGGGTCGCAGCGATCGAGACGACCGAGGTCCGGATCCTCCGCCTCGCGGACGTCGACCTGCAACACGCCGTCGACGAGGGTGAGGGCTTCACCTCCGTGGCGGACTGGCGCACCGGCCACGAGTCCTTCTGGCACAGTGCGGAGATGCGGGCGGAACTGGGCGACCCGGAGTTCACGGTCGACGACGACACGATGGTGGTGGCCCAGAACTTCCGGCTGCTGCACACGGCCTGA